The following is a genomic window from Phaseolus vulgaris cultivar G19833 chromosome 6, P. vulgaris v2.0, whole genome shotgun sequence.
CCATCTTCCTCCTCCAACGGACACGGAGGAGTCGCGAACGCAGCTTGTTATACGCCGCGCGCTGCACCTCCTCAACTCCGACGAGCCCCACCTCTTCCGACTCCGACTCAGACGTGCAAGCGTTGTTGGCGTCAACTATCTCCGGTTGTCGCTCTGGCCGAGACACAGGAACTTGCTCTCCTCGCCTTGCTCAATCTCGCCTTCAATGACCGCGCTAATCTTTGTATAATCTTTGTATAAAGCTGTTTCCGCACatataatagttatatataGTTCAAAAATTGGTtcgaattttaaaattttaaaatttcagcaaattttcatttcaaattttaaattcgAAATTTTAATTCAAAGTTTAGAGCGGTAGAGATGAAAGTGAAATAATTTATGCTCCTCCAACCACCATTCCATTCCTAACTGCGTTTTATGGGCTGTGATTTTGACAGTAAACAAAAATCCAAAACTCTATTTACCAAATCACTAAACTCACTACTATTTATACATGATTagatttcaaaaattatttaatatgagAACATTATGttatatgagaaaaaaatatataaaaactaagttagttatttttttggtacatatttaaatttatagtaAGAGGTTACCTTTATCTGCcaacttattaatattttatcactAATTAGTAAAACAAAAACTACTTTAATgttcaaattaattttgaaacatTAGTTGAGTAGTATTAAAATGTGAtctctaaattaattataaaaaatccaACCATATATTCACATTTAGATTGTaagtataataaatatataattatttttatcatatgaCTGTGTCACATGTTCAACTTaaactataaaatatatattatataaattaatagaTAGTTATATAGTTGCAATAAAGATGTTATATTTCATCACATAAATCGAactatataatttgtttattcgattatttttcaatgttattgtttattattcaattatatACATAGTAATATTACAAGTCAAAATATAATAAgcaaaaatgttaaaaaaaaattcgaTTTTTTGAATGCTTCTGTTAGacaatttagaatataaaatttagatttCAGATATGCAAAATTTATATTTCGaattatagaatttaaaattcaaaaataaaaaatgttaacttTCAAGTTTTATAAACTATGAAGTATCTAGATTTTATATTTTGGAAGTAAAAAACCAAGAAGGATAATTTTGACATTTTCAAAAATATGGTGTGCATGAGGAAAATATGGGAGTGCATGAGAAAAataggggtgcaagaagaagagcTATGCTTTAAGTTATAATATACCATCTAATTGGATTAATTTACTGTTTTATTAGGCCTTAGCTCAAtgtttcttttaatatatttatttatcctttatttgtaaatttgtgcataaataaatgataatatttttgtatttttacaGTTTacgattttcttcttcttgcatCTGTTTCATTCCTTGTGGATATGTCTCAAGTTAATATTGATAAGacatttaaacaattttaatacaaattaaaaagacttaattaataaaaattatgaccTAGAATCTGACTTAGGATCCAATATTTGTAGaacagaaaggaaaaaaaaaaaccattactAGATAGATTGTCGTGTTTCAAGCCATTTTGAGACTTTCACCCCATCTTCACACTCGTATATATACATGTCTTTCATGAACTTGATTTGACCCAAACCAACCCAAATCAATTTTCTGTTGAATTTTTGTAGTGTTTAGATCAAAACTAACCTCATTCATTTAGACCATTCAAGTACAAATTGGATCATCtattcttttaatattataaaactaaCTTCCAAGATGAAAATGGTTTTCTAGTCATGTACATTAATTTTACTATATCAACTGGTGATATGAgattttaaatgtaaaataatttataaaaaacaaaataataatacttaaaatagattatataaataatataactaaTGATAATGAGCAAAAGGATGAAGAGATTATTAATAGTCAAACTGGTATCCCAATACAGCttacaagaaaaaatacaaGATCTTATCAatggaaaaattaaaaaaaaaaagaaaaaaagacaagaagaacacttttgaaaaaaatttctaGGCCACCGAACATTATTCGGCTCCAAATAGAAATCAGAACTCTAGTTTCTATTGCACGTTCACAACAATTTTGGTCCTAGCCTTACATTCTACTTCTTCCTTTTATAAATCTTAGCCAAAAAGGACTTCAATACAGCTTGAACTGCTTTGCTAGGATGAGCTTCAATGGAGGTTACAAGCGTCACATAGCTCCCACTCTCATACTCCTCAAATGCACCCTTGGGAGTAAATAAACAAAGTAAAATCAACATCAATCATGATGTTCACAGGTATTTGGAACTAAATTTGTATGACCTATCGTTTGGCTAATAGTCTCTTAGTAAGTTGATATGGCAAAGATGCATCATGCATTTTAAGGGTAGAGTTTtccaataaattattaatgagCTACATAGATGAAGCTCAAACCTGAAGATTAAGCTCGTTATACAGGGCCTTTACTTTAGCAACATTTTCTGGATTGGCATTCCCATAATTGTCCTGCATACCGCAAAAAAATTCATTCAGTGTAGTCTAATCATAAGAAAAATGCGGGATATATTAAGATAATCACTTACATATAGAACTTTCTTTTGTTGTTCATTGCTAAGTTCCAAAGCTTTCGCAACTAACCAAGAGCATTTAAAATCTTCAATATCTGTACCTATCTGGTCCCATAGATAACTAGAATGAGATTAAAGAGAAATTGATGTTTCCAGTATCCATTAATTGTCCACGATGCTCACCTTTCCAATTGTTTCAGGATCCCCATAGCAATCCAAATAATCATCCTAAAATTAGAGGGGAAGAGATAGGTTAAAGTacagtttttataaaatattttaagctGATAGTGAAAATATACGGTAGAGACACATCATTCTAGAGTCTAAATGGCCTCAAGAGAAGAGGTCAAATATACCAGCAAAGATATTACCTGTACTTGAAAGTATGTTCCCATCTCAACAAGAATGTTCTTTACATCAACATGGTTATCCAAATTCTCACCCGCCATGAGCAATGCGCATGCAACCTGAATAAGAAGAAGATATATACTTAGATAAATAACAGATCATACATTCGAGTGGCCTACAGAACTTTTGGAAATTAATCAAATAGATAATAGAAAGACAACTTCTTTTAAGTGACACTCATTAAAAACATATCAAACTTTATATTCAGTTGCATGATAGCCTATAGGACCATTTTAAATGAATCAaatagataataataaaaaaaaaaaacttctttaAAGTAATAACTCTTTAGAAACATATCGAACTGAATAACATCAcatgtattttattttctgtttccTAGTTTAATCAGAAAAGTATTAAAGATTATAGCAGTGTAAAGTACTGGGCGACTGATAGCTATTTGGCACTAGTATTTCTAAGAAACTGACAAGGAGGAAACCAAAAATAGCAAGGTTATACCAAAAAGGGATAATAATACTTACTGGGAGGTAAAACGAGTAATAAGCAGTCTTGTACTGAACAATACGCCGATGCCTGCAGAAGATGATATCCATATGTTATCATTAGTATTGATTTCTCAAGACAGAAAAGAATAATGGCCAAGAAACGGAAGGGAAAATACATAGTTTGCATTGAAACATAGCACATTGCTAGCTAGCAATAAGAGAAGGAACTAGTAACAAGCAAATTTCACATCATATTCTTCACCATGCCCAGCCAAAAAAAGAGTTGGCTTTATTCATTTTGGAAATTTCAAGCAGTGCTCACAAAATTTCACGTCTATATCTAATGGGCATGTGCAGAGACAAATAGGGAAAGCAAGCAGTTATCTCTCTTCTGGCGTTAGCTTCCCGTCGTTTTACATAATACTCTTGATTGTACACTATAGAAAAGGATGCGATATTGCTCTCTGGCAGAATAATTTctcctttttttatatttaatttagtcacatTTACATATGATACAGCATTTCATGTTTGTCAAAAAAGTGGTTAAGCAATAATAATTTCTCTCTTTTCCCATTCTCACAGTGTTAATGTGTATTTGGACAGGTCTTTTTCTCCTTCCAGTGTGGTAATCAGATCTATCATCTGTCCTGAAGCAGTCTGGAACTCaacctaaaagaaaaaaaaaaagcaagatAGTCACATTTAAGCATATTAAATAGAATAAACCCACATAATTTAAACTTGGACACTTTAACTACCTCATTGAACAAATCAAGAAGATCAACATAATATGGTTTTCCCCTGAAATGTTTCTTAAGAATGCGTGGAATATGGTTTCTTAGTAAAACTCCATCATTTGCTGCAATTATCCCAACCTACACGATACATTAATCAGAGATTAATAGATTATCGGTTATAATTACTTATAATCAGAACAGCAGCACAAAGATGGCATAATGACTCGTGTTTATTTTTCTACAAACCTTGGGCACTCTAAACCAGCATGGCTGACCCCTACGTGTGTGAGAATTGTCCATAATGTCATCAAGAACAAGAAAATACGCCTGAAGCTGCAAAACTCAACAACATACAACCTTAAGACCCTCCAATGTCATCACAGTCAACTCTGAAACCATTAGAACTAgtttaatcatttaaaacaagaaaaagcAAAAGCTTTCAATTGTCATACCCATTCAATACACCAACCAAGAGCACTAGCAAGGAAAATCTCGTCATCATTTAATTCATGTCCTTCTTTCAACAATCTGTAGCTGTCAATGACTGAGAGTCCCCGGTTCAATTTTCCTGCAGTTATAGTCCATATTTCTATCAAtactctttttctctttttaacaATGCTTCAGAACAGAACCCGCTCTCCCCTCAGTTCTTTCCTAGCAAGGAATGCAACAACAGACCAACAAATAAACTAAAGAATCACTCAACACAGACACAAAATAAATTCTCAAGCCACACCTCCTGGCACATTGTAGTCCAGCATCTGCAATAAATTGTAATACATAACACTGTAAGTAACAcaacaaaattaataacataCATTTCAATTAAATAGCAAACACCTGCAAAGTAACAGACACAAGTAATGGTATAACTTAAATATCCCACAACAACAAAACCTCTAAAGAGTAACTTAACTCCATTGAATGTGAGAAATTTTTAGACCCACATCACATCAACCTCAAATTAATCCAAATGAAACATTTTTCTAAACCACATATAATTcttcaataaatataattctACTTGAACCAGATAAAAATAACTATGGCCGTAAAgctcttttaaaatttaattcgaGATTACTGATTAAGTTGACTAAACTTATATTCTATCGGCTGATCTACTACTATGGCCTTTTAATAATAAACTCCTTTGAATATGAGAAATTTTTAGACCATCATCACATCAACCTCAAATTAATCCAAATGAAACATTTTTCTAAACCCCATATATTCTTCACTAAATATAATTCTACTAGAAccagataaaaaaattactacgGCCGTAAAGCTCTTTTAGAATCTAACTAGAGATCACTGATTAAGTTGATTAAATTTATGTCAGCTGATTTACTACTATGGCCTTTTAATATTAAACTTCCGATTAGTGGTTAAGCTAATCAAGATTATGTCTCTTGATCTACTCACTCAGTAATTAAACCAAATCCACTCTCTTTTTTTGCATGTTTATCTACTCACTCAGTAATTAAACCAAATCCGCTCTCCTTTTTTGcaatataaataacataactCTTCTCCATCAACCAAGATTAAACAAGAATGCGAAAACTCAAAAATCTAAAAtgggaaaaaaaaaatgcataccCGGTCGACCCATTGGCGAGCGTCATCGGAGAATTCGAAAGCAGGGTCGTGAAGGAGTTCGGCTTTTAAAACGGAATAGACGTTGAGGAATGTAGACTTGAGATCCGCCATGGATCAGAAGAAGAATTAATGAGTTAATGGAGGTTTAAAATCAGAACGCAGAAATTCGGGTAGGTGTTTCAAAATTTGGTCTTGGAATTTTGAGATAATATAAATAGAACTGTGAGAAGATAGGAAGAGAGGACTTTAAGGAAGGAGGCGCTATTCGCCCTGCATGTGACTGTCTTCTGTCACACGTGTGTAATGCAACTATATAACCCACAACCAAACCaccaaaaattatttctttattttttaaaatacaaaactaATTGGTGTTAAAATGACCTTTGTTTtgctttatttaattattttctataaataaaaaattatagctTAAATTTCCATAGTTTCATTGTTCCTCCTAACTCTCTTTCGTCTTTTTTGCCAACTACAActactttgttttcttcaattCACTGTACCATAATTAAATCGCATTAAATTTTCCTTAATTAAGGAAGTTGCTAATGTGTTAGGTATAATATTTATCAAAAACAGGAATACCTCTCTTAAGAATAGCTATATATCCGTCTTTCaaatttatgattaaaaatattaattcaaataGATCAAACAATTAACATAATCTATATATTCTATTTTTAGAGTATATTATCATAATCTATATTTTCAGTGTTTAATAACGCATTTTTTAATAgtgttttatattaaaatttcaaaattatctcCTTAAAACAATAATGGAGTTCTTGCTCTGTattgaaaacaattttattgCCCACGACGCCCTCGTTTGTTCCAACGTGAACCCCACGAGAACGGTGCGCGAATTGCGAGATGTGGTCCACTGCATCTCTAGAATTCTAAACCCTTAGATCCAACGCTGGAAATTAAGCTAATTCGTTAACGTTGGTGAGGTCAAGATGAATCTGGTGGTTGAGATCAAACCTGAGATATCTGTATTATTATATGATGAATATACTTTTTTACAACTGTTTTCGTGTTCTTTTTagttagataatttttttcttcttatatttaaatttaaattgttttataatttgataaaatatatataattgtacttttgtaattaaaagtaatttcataatcttaattaaaattaaaaataatatacacTTTGAAAAGAATATGGAGAACACAgtattaactaattttttaatatttaatctcTCTGCGTATGGTTCACGTggtatatttattaaatatatcttTGCTGTGTATCCCGTGGCAATATCAATAGTTTTATATTCTGcctattttgttaaaaaaaacattaactaGTGCCTACGGATACAGATTAAAAAGTTGAAAAATAGCTATTTTATTAAAATGCATATAAATGTCCGCTTATATGACTTTTAATATATcttcataaaatattattagcaTAAATAGAACTGGttcatattaaataaaaaaaacgtaattaaaaaatccaataaaaatataagtcaTATTCTCTTCACTATAAAATCTATACTTGGAATTTgtttcataacaaaaaaatatttattaatgttaattcTTCAAAGATTACGTAATATTGTAAGTGGACTATTTCTCTAATAAccctgtatttttttttttacattgtgAGTTAAATGCTGTTATATTGACGTTGTtggaatatttattttgttcgAGTAACTTTTCAAGTTGGAACTTAGATAGTAAATAGAATACAAGAAACAAAGAGTTCACAATAAAGTTTAACATTCTCTTTAAGTAATGAAGGCTTTAAACCAGaccaaaagttaaaattaacaaaattaggaagaaaaacaatttttatgactactataaggaaaaaaaatatagaaaataatttattttaaaataatgtggAGGTAAAACTTCTATGAAAGTGGAATTAAAACGTTATTACACTAGCAACAAACTATATTCCTAAAGAACATACAAAATACTTGTCATAATAATATACTagtttttaacttatttaattttcatttttttacattttcttatgttttttataatttgtatatttttattattattttccaaTTTCAGCTTACAGtgacaattttttataatataaatatttattttaattattacccatttttaatatttattgtactattttcaactttttttatgtagttcgaattttaaaaaatcGAAGTAATTATGCAATGATTCATTATATAATGCTACCAATGATCACCCACTAAAAACTGTAAAAAAAAGCTCGGTATAATATTAGTTaattagaatataaaaaaaaataatttaaattcgATTTGTCATTacattaactaatttaaataaaataatgtatacaaataaaaaaatacatataaatttataaaaatactaaagagtttaataatttactttaaaaaaatctaaattataattaaataataatatatttgtcaaaaaaaataaaaatttgattcatataataaatttgtattaatataaattaattcaaCTGAACTGATAAAAACATAACTTATGAAAATAGAATCTAATTGGAATAGTTCTTTATGCAGAAAATTTGTGGTATTAATTGTtgagaataaattaattatagatAATACTTATGTAAAATAAACATGATGTCGAAAATGTACTAACATGGATTCAATATTattgaaatgtaaaaaaaatattaatgtttaatattttatcttgATGTTTCACTGTAtttgaaatggaaaaaaaaGTATGGATAAGAAACATAAttactcaatttttttaataacaataaaaaaaataataaatattttgattgaattattttatatttaattttcagtaacaaattattaaattaaaaaaaaaaactgtacaGGCAAAACAGAGGTATGCGGAACGAAGCAACCGGCATGGTCATCCCATTAAAAACTACAACATGTTTAAAGAAatgtagaaattaaaatattattaaggaaattttatattattaatcatcatcaaaattcaaataattatactcattattttttgttagtGAGACTTGAAACTGTA
Proteins encoded in this region:
- the LOC137832113 gene encoding farnesyl pyrophosphate synthase 1 gives rise to the protein MADLKSTFLNVYSVLKAELLHDPAFEFSDDARQWVDRMLDYNVPGGKLNRGLSVIDSYRLLKEGHELNDDEIFLASALGWCIEWLQAYFLVLDDIMDNSHTRRGQPCWFRVPKVGIIAANDGVLLRNHIPRILKKHFRGKPYYVDLLDLFNEVEFQTASGQMIDLITTLEGEKDLSKYTLTLHRRIVQYKTAYYSFYLPVACALLMAGENLDNHVDVKNILVEMGTYFQVQDDYLDCYGDPETIGKIGTDIEDFKCSWLVAKALELSNEQQKKVLYDNYGNANPENVAKVKALYNELNLQGAFEEYESGSYVTLVTSIEAHPSKAVQAVLKSFLAKIYKRKK